A window of Ranitomeya variabilis isolate aRanVar5 chromosome 2, aRanVar5.hap1, whole genome shotgun sequence contains these coding sequences:
- the LOC143809714 gene encoding uncharacterized protein LOC143809714 gives MTEIPATATTPVYEHASQPATSSLPNEPRPDPSTQNDDLPLSETSSLASPPPPPPPTPPPPPASTQRKRKRGSSKEDEETAALARAISLIDRQPEEDQFSAYGTTLASRMRTLSPEVQDSCMTYISMAVTCFKKYPHINPTFEEMVCSLNHIWHPPTPTPLAPAAAFNRPLPSAPSAAAGAPTSRVVAQSEEHHPDWSYYSYSQSLYEDQ, from the coding sequence atgaccgaaatcccggccacagcaacaactccagtgtatgaacatgcttcacagcctgctaccagctctcttccaaatgagccaaggcctgacccttctacccaaaatgatgatctgcccctctccgagactagttcattggcatcgccgccgccaccaccgccaccaacaccacctccacctccagcctcaacacagaggaagaggaaaagaggctcttcaaaggaggatgaggagacggctgccttggcaagggcaatttctctaattgatcgccaacctgaagaggatcaattctcagcatatggaaccactctagcttccagaatgcgtactctgtcccccgaggtccaggactcctgcatgacgtatatttcaatggcggtgacatgttttaagaagtatccgcatataaatccaacctttgaagaaatggtttgttcactaaaccacatctggcatccaccgacgccgactcctcttgcacctgcagcagcattcaatagacctctgccatctgctccaagtgctgctgcaggtgcaccaacatccagagtagtagcccagtctgaagaacaccatccagactggagctactactcatattcacaaagcctatatgaggaccagtag